Proteins from one Peromyscus eremicus chromosome 8a, PerEre_H2_v1, whole genome shotgun sequence genomic window:
- the Spaca3 gene encoding sperm acrosome membrane-associated protein 3: MEARSRALRRQLCPPGITWLALAYLLSCLLASSKAKVFSRCELAKVLNDFGLDGYRGYNLADWVCLAYYTSGFNTAAVDHEADGSTNNGIFQISSRKWCKNLSLNGPNICRLYCSDLLNNDLKDSVVCVMKIVQEPQGMGYWEAWRHHCQGRDLTDWVDGCDF; this comes from the exons ATGGAAGCTAGGAGCCGGGCTCTCAGAAGACAGCTGTGCCCACCTGGAATCACTTGGCTGGCCCTGGCCTATCTGCTCAGCTGCTTGCTTGCCTCCAGCAAGGCCAAGGTCTTCAGTCGCTGTGAGCTGGCCAAAGTGCTGAATGACTTCGGTCTGGATGGCTACCGCGGATATAACCTAGCTGACT GGGTCTGCCTTGCTTACTACACAAGCGGCTTCAATACAGCTGCTGTGGACCACGAAGCTGACGGAAGCACCAACAATGGCATCTTCCAGATCAGCAGCCGGAAGTGGTGCAAGAATCTCTCCCTGAACGGCCCCAACATTTGCCGGCTATACTGCAGTG ATTTGTTGAACAATGATCTCAAGGATTCTGTCGTCTGTGTCATGAAGATAGTTCAAGAGCCCCAGGGTATGGGCTACTG GGAGGCCTGGAGGCATCATTGCCAGGGCAGGGACCTCACCGACTGGGTGGATGGCTGTGACTTCTAG